In the genome of Myxococcus stipitatus, one region contains:
- a CDS encoding YbaB/EbfC family nucleoid-associated protein, protein MPGVDLNYFIRQANKLTEKIEERKQQLAEETVEAKSGDGLVTVVVNGIQEVRSVKIDKSAIDPNDTSMLEDLITAAVNNALAGSRQHMQRELAKISGGIKIPGIT, encoded by the coding sequence ATGCCCGGCGTCGACCTGAATTACTTCATCCGGCAGGCGAACAAGCTGACGGAGAAGATTGAAGAGCGGAAGCAGCAGTTGGCCGAGGAGACTGTCGAAGCGAAGTCCGGCGATGGTCTCGTCACCGTCGTGGTCAACGGCATCCAGGAAGTCCGCAGCGTCAAGATCGACAAGTCCGCCATCGACCCGAATGACACGTCGATGCTCGAGGACCTCATCACGGCCGCGGTGAACAACGCCCTGGCGGGCAGCCGTCAGCACATGCAGCGCGAGCTGGCGAAAATCTCGGGCGGCATCAAGATCCCCGGCATTACCTGA
- a CDS encoding DNA polymerase III subunit gamma/tau, whose protein sequence is MAAVARPVVSEHTQAVVPPVAQELPRDAAPPRYDDSEYVPEPPADIELPRHGGGTATPPGAFDARTVHDGSSPAPFASASMQPGATNGHAPSPGSAQPRSVESSPAAPVAWSPPAPPSRPPSGMGASYSAENPLPSGPVLEGLPASAARPLSFLRKGPLAAPMAPGPSAPAPSAPPPPVEPSGSHAGATPLSRTTEPAPTVRVINVRKPETPAAPPEPPPYDDEEGRFYPEEASPGGCASGECIPEPAAAAEPEPEPPPPPPVAAAPMPRGRDNPNLPLIERWRAAVETVKGTSLRHGTALANGRLMSMKAGEIILGFLPTAGLHRMTVSAAAGKATIDKLLAEHFGRPVKLSFQDVSADDNRAAPSLAERDAHSRATHEKNTESKVRNHAAIRTVLLVLGGEVEHIQIYEPERPSAASPTDTPIEAPDDSA, encoded by the coding sequence GTGGCCGCTGTCGCCCGCCCGGTCGTCTCCGAGCACACCCAAGCTGTCGTGCCGCCTGTCGCGCAGGAGCTCCCGCGCGACGCCGCGCCCCCCCGGTACGACGATTCCGAGTACGTGCCCGAGCCCCCCGCCGACATCGAGCTGCCCCGACATGGCGGAGGCACCGCGACACCGCCGGGCGCGTTCGATGCGCGAACCGTCCACGACGGTTCGTCCCCTGCCCCCTTCGCCAGCGCCTCGATGCAGCCCGGGGCGACGAATGGACACGCGCCTTCACCGGGTTCGGCCCAGCCTCGGAGCGTCGAGAGCAGCCCTGCCGCGCCTGTCGCGTGGAGTCCCCCCGCGCCCCCGTCGCGTCCCCCGAGTGGAATGGGGGCCTCGTACTCGGCGGAGAACCCGTTGCCCTCGGGGCCTGTCCTGGAGGGACTGCCCGCCTCGGCGGCGCGCCCCCTGTCGTTCCTGCGCAAGGGGCCTCTCGCTGCCCCCATGGCTCCGGGGCCGTCGGCACCCGCGCCGTCCGCACCGCCGCCCCCCGTGGAGCCTTCGGGCTCCCACGCGGGCGCCACCCCGCTCTCGCGCACCACGGAGCCCGCGCCCACCGTTCGCGTCATCAACGTCCGCAAGCCGGAGACCCCCGCGGCTCCGCCCGAGCCGCCTCCGTACGATGATGAAGAGGGGCGCTTCTACCCGGAGGAGGCCTCCCCCGGTGGCTGTGCGTCCGGCGAGTGCATCCCGGAGCCCGCCGCGGCGGCCGAGCCGGAGCCCGAGCCACCTCCCCCGCCCCCTGTCGCGGCCGCGCCGATGCCTCGCGGGCGCGACAACCCCAACCTGCCGCTGATCGAGCGCTGGCGCGCCGCGGTGGAGACGGTGAAGGGGACGTCGCTGCGGCATGGCACCGCGCTCGCCAACGGGCGGCTCATGTCGATGAAGGCGGGGGAGATCATCCTCGGCTTCCTGCCCACCGCAGGCCTGCACCGCATGACGGTGAGCGCCGCCGCGGGCAAGGCCACCATCGACAAGCTCCTCGCCGAGCACTTCGGCCGTCCGGTGAAGCTGTCCTTCCAGGACGTCTCCGCGGATGACAACCGGGCCGCGCCCAGCCTCGCCGAGCGCGACGCCCACAGCCGCGCCACCCACGAGAAGAACACCGAGAGCAAGGTGCGGAACCATGCCGCGATTCGCACCGTGCTCCTGGTCCTGGGAGGCGAGGTCGAGCACATCCAGATCTACGAGCCCGAGCGCCCCTCCGCCGCCTCGCCCACCGACACTCCAATCGAAGCCCCGGACGACAGCGCCTGA